TGCTGGCCGCGCTGCGTAACACCAAGGTCTTCTCCTCGACGGTGCTGCAGCCCCCCGGCAACCCGCTGCCGGTGCTGCCGCTGGCCTTTGATCCGCCGCAACACACCCGCTACCGCAAGATCCTGCAGCCGTATTTCAGTCCGCACGCGTTGGGCAAGTCCCGTCCCGTCCTACAGCGCCACGCCCGCGACATGATCGCGGCGCTGGCCGGCCGGGGTGAGTGCGAGGTGATGGCCGATCTCGCGAGCCTGTACCCGTTTCAGGTGTTTCTGGACCTCTACGGTCTGCCCCTCGAGGATCGCGATCGCCTGATCGATTGGAAAGATTCGGTCGTCTCCGACAAGCCTTTCCTCACCCAGGCCGACATGGCGAAGGGCCAGCAGCTGCTGCAATATCTGATCGACGCCATCGCGCAGCGCCGGCAGAACCCGGGTTCGGACATGTTGTCGCAGGTAATGACCGGCGACGGCGACTTCAGCGACATCGAGCTGCTCGGCATGAGTCACCTGCTGATCCTCGCCGGACTGGACACCGTCACCGCGGCGATCGGATTTTCGCTCTTCGAACTGGCGCGCCGGCCGCAGCTACGCGCCGAGCTTCGCGACAATCCCAGGCAGATCAGGGTTTTCATCGAAGAGATCGTGCGGCTGGAACCGTCGGCGCCGGTGGCGCCGCGGATCACCACCGAGTACGTCGAAGTCGGCGGCATGACGTTGCCGCCGGGCACGTCGGTGCGGCTCTGCATGGCGGCCGTCAACCGTGACGACAGCGACCCGATGTCCACCAACGAGCTCAACATGGACGGAAAAGTGCACCGGCACTGGGGATTTGGCGGCGGCCCGCATCGCTGCCTGGGCTCGCACCTGGCGCGCATCGAGCTGACGGTGCTCGTCGCGGAGTGGCTCACCCAGATTCCGG
The sequence above is drawn from the Mycobacterium marseillense genome and encodes:
- a CDS encoding cytochrome P450, yielding MSDGQYGAFHLPRLEFAKLPMSADRGLGWKTLRDAGPVVFMNGHYYLTRREDVLAALRNTKVFSSTVLQPPGNPLPVLPLAFDPPQHTRYRKILQPYFSPHALGKSRPVLQRHARDMIAALAGRGECEVMADLASLYPFQVFLDLYGLPLEDRDRLIDWKDSVVSDKPFLTQADMAKGQQLLQYLIDAIAQRRQNPGSDMLSQVMTGDGDFSDIELLGMSHLLILAGLDTVTAAIGFSLFELARRPQLRAELRDNPRQIRVFIEEIVRLEPSAPVAPRITTEYVEVGGMTLPPGTSVRLCMAAVNRDDSDPMSTNELNMDGKVHRHWGFGGGPHRCLGSHLARIELTVLVAEWLTQIPDFELPADYSPVINYPSHSFALKELPLRWG